The proteins below come from a single Gammaproteobacteria bacterium CG11_big_fil_rev_8_21_14_0_20_46_22 genomic window:
- a CDS encoding amidohydrolase, translating to MKIIDAHCHFWDVSLGLNPWLARGESELLGDLAPLNQTYLPCDYLSDVKLFTIEQAVHVEAASACYAKDEVQWLDRLSKSNPLIAAVVAGVDLLSPTFESLLSFYSVSPLVKGVRQILNWHEKSIYRAAERADDLRNPLWRKHFRLLAKYGLSFDLQICPGQMLLAAALAKDNPDVMIILNHAGMPIQAERELWEAGILVLASCENVVVKLSGFGMWDHQWSAASVTPWVRFMVNAFGLERCLFASNFPVDKLYCDFPTLVERYQLAIPGLSETEKHKLFYDNARSVYRTLPK from the coding sequence GTGAAAATCATTGATGCGCATTGTCATTTTTGGGATGTGAGCCTTGGCCTTAATCCCTGGCTTGCACGAGGCGAAAGTGAGTTATTGGGTGATCTGGCTCCCTTAAATCAAACGTATTTGCCTTGTGATTATCTTTCCGATGTGAAGCTTTTTACGATTGAGCAGGCGGTGCACGTTGAGGCGGCCAGTGCTTGCTATGCCAAAGATGAGGTCCAGTGGTTGGATCGCTTATCGAAAAGTAACCCTCTCATCGCTGCGGTTGTGGCTGGCGTGGATTTGCTTAGTCCTACTTTTGAAAGTTTGCTGTCGTTTTATTCGGTTTCACCTCTGGTTAAAGGTGTGCGTCAGATACTTAATTGGCATGAGAAGTCGATCTACCGGGCGGCCGAGCGCGCCGATGATTTAAGGAACCCACTTTGGCGCAAGCATTTTCGTTTGCTGGCGAAGTATGGTTTATCGTTTGACTTGCAAATTTGCCCAGGGCAAATGCTTTTGGCGGCAGCCTTAGCCAAGGATAACCCTGATGTTATGATCATTCTTAACCATGCCGGCATGCCGATTCAGGCAGAAAGGGAGCTGTGGGAGGCAGGAATTTTGGTCTTGGCGTCTTGTGAGAATGTGGTGGTGAAGCTTTCAGGGTTTGGCATGTGGGATCATCAATGGTCGGCTGCCTCTGTCACACCCTGGGTTCGTTTTATGGTTAACGCCTTTGGTCTAGAGCGCTGCTTGTTTGCCAGTAATTTCCCGGTCGATAAACTTTATTGCGATTTTCCGACGCTGGTCGAGCGTTATCAGCTGGCGATACCGGGCCTTTCTGAAACGGAAAAGCACAAGCTGTTTTATGACAATGCCCGGTCGGTGTATCGGACGTTGCCTAAATAA
- a CDS encoding peptidase-C39 like family protein, whose amino-acid sequence MDVNIQTQPDDETCGPTSLQAVYRYYHDNISLDQVISEVQRLRNGGTLACLLGKHAMGRGYEAKLYVYNLDIFDPSWFDHRGNAVPDIIEKLILQSRYSTAKSFLETTDAYIQYLKAGGKLFYKELSTDLLKSYFTQKKPIITGLSATYLYQTPRERQTSKGKMIYDDIRGEPCGHFVVLCGYDEKYRHIVVADPHRTNPISNNNYYKVSIKRLMNAIMLGVLTFDANLLVITPKGQS is encoded by the coding sequence ATGGATGTGAACATACAGACTCAGCCTGATGACGAAACCTGCGGACCCACGAGCCTTCAAGCCGTTTATCGTTACTACCACGATAATATTTCTCTCGATCAAGTGATCAGCGAAGTGCAGCGATTACGTAACGGCGGAACGCTAGCCTGTCTTTTGGGTAAGCACGCTATGGGGCGTGGTTATGAAGCCAAACTTTACGTTTATAATCTCGATATTTTTGATCCTAGCTGGTTTGATCATCGCGGTAATGCCGTGCCAGATATCATCGAAAAGCTGATCTTGCAATCGCGCTACTCAACGGCGAAATCCTTTCTGGAAACTACGGATGCGTATATTCAATACTTAAAAGCCGGCGGCAAACTTTTTTATAAAGAGTTGAGCACCGATTTGCTTAAAAGTTATTTCACACAAAAAAAACCGATTATTACCGGTTTAAGCGCAACTTATTTGTATCAAACACCACGTGAGCGCCAAACCTCAAAAGGCAAAATGATCTACGACGATATTCGTGGTGAGCCTTGTGGTCATTTCGTGGTGTTATGTGGTTACGATGAAAAATATCGGCATATTGTGGTCGCCGACCCACATCGCACGAACCCTATTTCAAACAACAATTATTATAAGGTCAGCATTAAACGCTTGATGAATGCAATTATGTTAGGCGTGCTCACCTTTGACGCCAATCTCTTGGTGATTACGCCTAAGGGGCAATCATGA